The following proteins are encoded in a genomic region of Neurospora crassa OR74A linkage group VI, whole genome shotgun sequence:
- the tob55 gene encoding mitochondrial outer membrane beta-barrel protein Tob55, variant 2, protein MASSPSAPGNPIEDHLLTPATVNSIEIHGANNTRRGLLDHVFKPVVEETASPTTTLGEALARISTATQKLTRFGIFKEDGFGVFISDARQQQQEQFQSPTDRTELDVSIRVKEQSRLVFKAGTDFGNAEGSAYTNAVLRNIFGGAETLSVNAAAGTRTRSAYNAVFSTPVNGNPDIRLALEALRSSTHKPWASHDEHLTGGNLRLAWSTDNGDDHALTYSGVWRQLTGLSASASPTVRADAGDSLKSSITHTFTRDRRDNPMLPQAGYLVRTAAELAGWGPLKGDVSFAKSEVELSAAQALPLPGVSVGAGFRAGLLYPLPMGYSLSSTSVAPSRINDRFQLGGPTDVRGFSMGGLGPHDGADSVGGDVFAAGSVNMLLPLPRAGPTSPLRFQLFANGGRLVALQGKKTAEGSVSLDSGAVASGMKSAVAELANGLPSIAAGFGLVYAHPVARFELNFSLPLVVRRGEEARKGLQVGVGINFL, encoded by the exons ATGGCCTCCTCTCCAAGTGCCCCCGGCAATCCG ATCGAGGACCACCTGCTTACCCCCGCTACCGTCAACTCCATCGAGATCCATGgcgccaacaacacccgCCGCGGCCTTCTCGACCACGTCTTCAAGCCCGTTGTCGAGGAAACCGCTAGCCCCACGACTACCCTAGGCGAGGCCCTCGCTCGCATCAGCACGGCCACCCAGAAGCTTACCCGTTTCG GCATCTTCAAGGAGGATGGCTTTGGTGTCTTCATCTCGGATGCccgccagcagcaacaagagCAGTTCCAGTCCCCCACCGACCGCACCGAGCTCGACGTCTCCATCCGCGTCAAGGAACAATCCCGCCTCGTCTTCAAGGCCGGTACTGATTTTGGCAACGCTGAGGGCTCCGCTTACACCAATGCCGTTCTGCGCAACATCTTTGGCGGTGCCGAGACCCTTTCCGTCAACGCTGCTGCCGGCACCCGTACTCGGTCCGCTTACAACGCCGTCTTCTCCACCCCAGTGAACGGCAACCCCGATATCCGTCTTGCGCTGGAGGCTCTGCGCTCATCTACTCACAAGCCCTGGGCCTCGCACGACGAGCACCTTACCGGTGGCAACCTCCGCCTCGCTTGGTCGACCGACAATGGCGATGACCACGCGCTTACTTACTCCGGTGTTTGGCGCCAGCTGACTGgcctctccgcctccgcctcgcCCACCGTCCGCGCCGATGCCGGTGATTCCCTCAAGAGCTCCATCACCCACACCTTTACCCGTGACCGCCGTGATAATCCCATGCTCCCCCAGGCTGGCTACCTTGTGCGCACCGCCGCTGAGCTTGCTGGTTGGGGTCCTCTGAAGGGCGACGTTTCCTTTGCCAAGTCCGAAGTCGAACTCTCTGCCGCCCAGGCCCTCCCACTTCCCGGTGTCTCCGTCGGCGCCGGCTTCCGCGCTGGTCTGCTCTACCCTCTGCCCATGGGCTACTCCCTCTCCAGCACCTCCGTTGCCCCTAGCCGCATCAACGATCGCTTCCAGCTCGGCGGCCCCACCGATGTCCGCGGTTTCAGCATGGGCGGCCTCGGCCCTCACGACGGCGCCGACTCCGTGGGCGGTGACGTCTTCGCTGCTGGATCCGTCAACATGCTTCTGCCGCTTCCCAGGGCTGGTCCTACCTCCCCCTTAAGGTTCCAGCTCTTCGCCAACGGCGGCCGTTTGGTTGCGCTGcagggaaagaagacagCTGAGGGTTCGGTGTCGCTGGATTCCGGCGCTGTTGCGAGTGGCATGAAGAGCGCGGTGGCGGAGTTGGCGAACGGCTTGCCCAGCATCGCGGCTGGCTTTGGTCTGGTGTATGCGCACCCCGTGGCGAGGTTTGAGTTGAACTTCAGCTTGCCGTTGGTGGTAAGGAGAGGCGAGGAAGCGAGAAAGGGACTGCAGGTCGGTGTCGGTATTAATTTCTTGTAA
- the tob55 gene encoding mitochondrial outer membrane beta-barrel protein Tob55, variant 1, which translates to MASSPSAPGNPVEAATAKIDKAAAIVHQKAAAVVTEPKEPQPYQIEDHLLTPATVNSIEIHGANNTRRGLLDHVFKPVVEETASPTTTLGEALARISTATQKLTRFGIFKEDGFGVFISDARQQQQEQFQSPTDRTELDVSIRVKEQSRLVFKAGTDFGNAEGSAYTNAVLRNIFGGAETLSVNAAAGTRTRSAYNAVFSTPVNGNPDIRLALEALRSSTHKPWASHDEHLTGGNLRLAWSTDNGDDHALTYSGVWRQLTGLSASASPTVRADAGDSLKSSITHTFTRDRRDNPMLPQAGYLVRTAAELAGWGPLKGDVSFAKSEVELSAAQALPLPGVSVGAGFRAGLLYPLPMGYSLSSTSVAPSRINDRFQLGGPTDVRGFSMGGLGPHDGADSVGGDVFAAGSVNMLLPLPRAGPTSPLRFQLFANGGRLVALQGKKTAEGSVSLDSGAVASGMKSAVAELANGLPSIAAGFGLVYAHPVARFELNFSLPLVVRRGEEARKGLQVGVGINFL; encoded by the exons ATGGCCTCCTCTCCAAGTGCCCCCGGCAATCCG GTCGAGGCTGCCACCGCGAAGATCGACAAGGCCGCTGCCATCGTCCACCAAAAGGCCGCTGCCGTCGTTACCGAGCCCAAGGAGCCTCAACCCTACCAG ATCGAGGACCACCTGCTTACCCCCGCTACCGTCAACTCCATCGAGATCCATGgcgccaacaacacccgCCGCGGCCTTCTCGACCACGTCTTCAAGCCCGTTGTCGAGGAAACCGCTAGCCCCACGACTACCCTAGGCGAGGCCCTCGCTCGCATCAGCACGGCCACCCAGAAGCTTACCCGTTTCG GCATCTTCAAGGAGGATGGCTTTGGTGTCTTCATCTCGGATGCccgccagcagcaacaagagCAGTTCCAGTCCCCCACCGACCGCACCGAGCTCGACGTCTCCATCCGCGTCAAGGAACAATCCCGCCTCGTCTTCAAGGCCGGTACTGATTTTGGCAACGCTGAGGGCTCCGCTTACACCAATGCCGTTCTGCGCAACATCTTTGGCGGTGCCGAGACCCTTTCCGTCAACGCTGCTGCCGGCACCCGTACTCGGTCCGCTTACAACGCCGTCTTCTCCACCCCAGTGAACGGCAACCCCGATATCCGTCTTGCGCTGGAGGCTCTGCGCTCATCTACTCACAAGCCCTGGGCCTCGCACGACGAGCACCTTACCGGTGGCAACCTCCGCCTCGCTTGGTCGACCGACAATGGCGATGACCACGCGCTTACTTACTCCGGTGTTTGGCGCCAGCTGACTGgcctctccgcctccgcctcgcCCACCGTCCGCGCCGATGCCGGTGATTCCCTCAAGAGCTCCATCACCCACACCTTTACCCGTGACCGCCGTGATAATCCCATGCTCCCCCAGGCTGGCTACCTTGTGCGCACCGCCGCTGAGCTTGCTGGTTGGGGTCCTCTGAAGGGCGACGTTTCCTTTGCCAAGTCCGAAGTCGAACTCTCTGCCGCCCAGGCCCTCCCACTTCCCGGTGTCTCCGTCGGCGCCGGCTTCCGCGCTGGTCTGCTCTACCCTCTGCCCATGGGCTACTCCCTCTCCAGCACCTCCGTTGCCCCTAGCCGCATCAACGATCGCTTCCAGCTCGGCGGCCCCACCGATGTCCGCGGTTTCAGCATGGGCGGCCTCGGCCCTCACGACGGCGCCGACTCCGTGGGCGGTGACGTCTTCGCTGCTGGATCCGTCAACATGCTTCTGCCGCTTCCCAGGGCTGGTCCTACCTCCCCCTTAAGGTTCCAGCTCTTCGCCAACGGCGGCCGTTTGGTTGCGCTGcagggaaagaagacagCTGAGGGTTCGGTGTCGCTGGATTCCGGCGCTGTTGCGAGTGGCATGAAGAGCGCGGTGGCGGAGTTGGCGAACGGCTTGCCCAGCATCGCGGCTGGCTTTGGTCTGGTGTATGCGCACCCCGTGGCGAGGTTTGAGTTGAACTTCAGCTTGCCGTTGGTGGTAAGGAGAGGCGAGGAAGCGAGAAAGGGACTGCAGGTCGGTGTCGGTATTAATTTCTTGTAA
- the tob55 gene encoding mitochondrial outer membrane beta-barrel protein Tob55 — protein MASSPSAPGNPVEAATAKIDKAAAIVHQKAAAVVTEPKEPQPYQVPNPIIEDHLLTPATVNSIEIHGANNTRRGLLDHVFKPVVEETASPTTTLGEALARISTATQKLTRFGIFKEDGFGVFISDARQQQQEQFQSPTDRTELDVSIRVKEQSRLVFKAGTDFGNAEGSAYTNAVLRNIFGGAETLSVNAAAGTRTRSAYNAVFSTPVNGNPDIRLALEALRSSTHKPWASHDEHLTGGNLRLAWSTDNGDDHALTYSGVWRQLTGLSASASPTVRADAGDSLKSSITHTFTRDRRDNPMLPQAGYLVRTAAELAGWGPLKGDVSFAKSEVELSAAQALPLPGVSVGAGFRAGLLYPLPMGYSLSSTSVAPSRINDRFQLGGPTDVRGFSMGGLGPHDGADSVGGDVFAAGSVNMLLPLPRAGPTSPLRFQLFANGGRLVALQGKKTAEGSVSLDSGAVASGMKSAVAELANGLPSIAAGFGLVYAHPVARFELNFSLPLVVRRGEEARKGLQVGVGINFL, from the exons ATGGCCTCCTCTCCAAGTGCCCCCGGCAATCCG GTCGAGGCTGCCACCGCGAAGATCGACAAGGCCGCTGCCATCGTCCACCAAAAGGCCGCTGCCGTCGTTACCGAGCCCAAGGAGCCTCAACCCTACCAGGTGCCGAACCCCATC ATCGAGGACCACCTGCTTACCCCCGCTACCGTCAACTCCATCGAGATCCATGgcgccaacaacacccgCCGCGGCCTTCTCGACCACGTCTTCAAGCCCGTTGTCGAGGAAACCGCTAGCCCCACGACTACCCTAGGCGAGGCCCTCGCTCGCATCAGCACGGCCACCCAGAAGCTTACCCGTTTCG GCATCTTCAAGGAGGATGGCTTTGGTGTCTTCATCTCGGATGCccgccagcagcaacaagagCAGTTCCAGTCCCCCACCGACCGCACCGAGCTCGACGTCTCCATCCGCGTCAAGGAACAATCCCGCCTCGTCTTCAAGGCCGGTACTGATTTTGGCAACGCTGAGGGCTCCGCTTACACCAATGCCGTTCTGCGCAACATCTTTGGCGGTGCCGAGACCCTTTCCGTCAACGCTGCTGCCGGCACCCGTACTCGGTCCGCTTACAACGCCGTCTTCTCCACCCCAGTGAACGGCAACCCCGATATCCGTCTTGCGCTGGAGGCTCTGCGCTCATCTACTCACAAGCCCTGGGCCTCGCACGACGAGCACCTTACCGGTGGCAACCTCCGCCTCGCTTGGTCGACCGACAATGGCGATGACCACGCGCTTACTTACTCCGGTGTTTGGCGCCAGCTGACTGgcctctccgcctccgcctcgcCCACCGTCCGCGCCGATGCCGGTGATTCCCTCAAGAGCTCCATCACCCACACCTTTACCCGTGACCGCCGTGATAATCCCATGCTCCCCCAGGCTGGCTACCTTGTGCGCACCGCCGCTGAGCTTGCTGGTTGGGGTCCTCTGAAGGGCGACGTTTCCTTTGCCAAGTCCGAAGTCGAACTCTCTGCCGCCCAGGCCCTCCCACTTCCCGGTGTCTCCGTCGGCGCCGGCTTCCGCGCTGGTCTGCTCTACCCTCTGCCCATGGGCTACTCCCTCTCCAGCACCTCCGTTGCCCCTAGCCGCATCAACGATCGCTTCCAGCTCGGCGGCCCCACCGATGTCCGCGGTTTCAGCATGGGCGGCCTCGGCCCTCACGACGGCGCCGACTCCGTGGGCGGTGACGTCTTCGCTGCTGGATCCGTCAACATGCTTCTGCCGCTTCCCAGGGCTGGTCCTACCTCCCCCTTAAGGTTCCAGCTCTTCGCCAACGGCGGCCGTTTGGTTGCGCTGcagggaaagaagacagCTGAGGGTTCGGTGTCGCTGGATTCCGGCGCTGTTGCGAGTGGCATGAAGAGCGCGGTGGCGGAGTTGGCGAACGGCTTGCCCAGCATCGCGGCTGGCTTTGGTCTGGTGTATGCGCACCCCGTGGCGAGGTTTGAGTTGAACTTCAGCTTGCCGTTGGTGGTAAGGAGAGGCGAGGAAGCGAGAAAGGGACTGCAGGTCGGTGTCGGTATTAATTTCTTGTAA
- a CDS encoding L-galactose dehydrogenase has product MAPATTAPKAPLKSTLPPLLLGTATFNTQYVPDPHSLPYRSIVARALSLGVRGFDTSPYYGPSEILLGDALHTLFTSETNPLPREDVFIVTKAGRIAGDEFDYSPSWVRYSIYRSLQRLHTDYLDLVYMHDVEFVSPAEVLGAVQELRRLRDEEGLIRHVGISGFPVKVLAELAEMVLRETGEPLDAVLSYGHFTVQNRLLSVEEYVSDDKKREQKEEQEEEEESSVLKRFKKAGVEVILNASMLGMGLLTQKGIPPNPESKESPLVKWHPSPPELRIACKKLGELAAAKGERLESVAIRWALEEWARVGAEAEVGVDAEPGSPLKVGATVCGVSSIPELEETVTEWNDVLEGLKKVAAAGGKADGRVYGTERQEKILKLVEDEMWPALGKWIDFAWASPGDGYVNTRRPEDKGRVPDDGVIAAHEERIKHKK; this is encoded by the coding sequence atggcgCCAGCCACAACCGCCCCAAAGGCCCCCCTCAAATCAACCCTCCccccgctcctcctcggcaccGCCACCTTCAACACGCAATACGTCCCCGACCCTCACTCGCTCCCCTACCGCTCCATCGTCGCGCGCGCCCTCTCCCTGGGCGTGCGCGGTTTCGACACCTCGCCTTACTACGGCCCCTCTGAGATTCTCCTCGGCGACGCCCTCCACACTCTCTTCACCTCCGAAACCAACCCGCTTCCGCGCGAGGACgtcttcatcgtcaccaAAGCCGGCCGCATCGCCGGCGACGAATTCGACTACTCTCCCTCTTGGGTGCGCTACAGCATTTACCGGAGCTTGCAAAGGCTGCACACGGACTATCTCGATTTGGTGTACATGCATGACGTCGAGTTCGTGTCCCCTGCCGAAGTGCTGGGTGCGGTCCAGGAGTTGAGGCGGTTGCGGGATGAGGAAGGGTTGATAAGACATGTGGGGATCAGTGGGTTCCCCGTCAAGGTCCTGGCGGAGCTGGCGGAGATGGTTCTCAGGGAAACGGGAGAGCCGTTGGATGCGGTGTTGAGTTATGGGCATTTTACGGTGCAGAATCGGCTGTTGAGTGTTGAGGAGTACGTTTCTGATGATAAGAAGAGGGAGCaaaaggaggagcaggaggaggaggaggaaagcaGTGTGTTGAAGAGGTTCAAGAAGGCGGGGGTCGAGGTCATTCTCAATGCGTCCATGTTGGGCATGGGGTTGTTGACGCAAAAGGGAATCCCGCCTAACCCGGAATCGAAGGAGAGCCCGTTGGTCAAGTGGCATCCGTCGCCGCCCGAGTTGAGGATTGCATGCAAGAAGCTGGGCGAGTTGGCGGCGGCTAAGGGCGAGAGGCTGGAGAGCGTGGCGATCCGTTGGGCGCTGGAGGAGTGGGCGAGGGTGGGCGCCGAGGCGgaggttggtgttgatgctgaACCTGGGTCCCCGTTGAAGGTGGGCGCAACGGTGTGCGGTGTCTCATCCATTCCCGAGTTGGAGGAGACAGTCACCGAGTGGAATGACGTGTTGGAAGGATTGAAAAAGGTGGCGGCTGCTGGTGGAAAGGCAGACGGTCGCGTATATGGAACAGAGCGCCAGGAGAAGATCCTGAAGTTGGTGGAGGATGAGATGTGGCCAGCCTTGGGTAAATGGATTGACTTTGCCTGGGCCAGCCCAGGAGATGGCTATGTCAACACCAGGCGGCCCGAAGATAAGGGTAGGGTTCCCGATGATGGCGTAATAGCTGCGCATGAGGAGAGGATCAAGCACAAGAAGTAG